One segment of Vicugna pacos unplaced genomic scaffold, VicPac4 scaffold_20, whole genome shotgun sequence DNA contains the following:
- the LOC140694166 gene encoding heat shock transcription factor, Y-linked-like, producing the protein MARSDQFKSILWDDNGTSIVIDEIVFKKEVLERKAPIRIFETGSMNSLVRQLNLYVFSKVQQNFQRSACLADFLEEEKEVSVSSKLQIYHNPNFKRDCHQLLVRIKRRVGIKNASLVSSLPQDINKKLFKGGGNIDITTYLPMKVISKLQPGSNPRFPVPVTSDTSATSLSRPTHQTSSVYESHPNYN; encoded by the exons atggctcggagtgaccaatttaaatccatcttgtgggatgataatggaacttccatagtgattgatgaaattgtctttaagaaggaagttttggaaagaaaggcccctatcagaatatttgaaactggaagtatgaacagtttagttagacagcttaacctttatgtgtttagtaaagtgcagcagaattttcaaagatctgcttgtctagctgactttctggaagaagaaaaagaagtctctgtttcaagcaag CTGCAgatctaccataatccaaattttaaaagagactgtcaccagcttttagtgagaattaaaagaagagttgggattaaaaatgcctctctggtatcttcattgcctCAAGATATCAACAAGAAGCTctttaaaggagggggtaatattg atatcacaacatatctgccaatgaaggtcatttctaaacttcaaccagggagcaacccacggtttccagtgccagtgacatctgatacatcagctacctctctttcaaggccaactcatcagacatcttcagtttatgaaagtcatcctaattacaactga